The following coding sequences are from one bacterium SCSIO 12741 window:
- a CDS encoding cupin domain-containing protein, whose product MDAQYWIEKLALLPHPEGGHYRETFRSNEEIKQENLPQRYAGNRNFGTAIYYLLEGFDRSRFHVLKSDEIWYYHSGSSAIIHFLTPEGKYEDRHIGPNPERGEQFQVVIPRGTCFAVEVKDRSGYILVGCSVHPGFDFSDFSIPTKEFLHERYPAHRELVERLG is encoded by the coding sequence ATGGATGCTCAATACTGGATCGAGAAACTCGCCCTACTCCCTCACCCAGAAGGTGGACATTATCGGGAAACCTTTCGCTCGAACGAAGAAATAAAACAGGAGAATTTGCCGCAGCGCTATGCCGGCAACCGAAACTTTGGTACGGCTATCTATTACCTATTGGAAGGTTTTGATCGCTCCAGGTTTCATGTTTTAAAATCGGATGAAATTTGGTATTACCACAGCGGATCATCAGCCATTATTCACTTTCTAACGCCAGAGGGTAAATACGAAGACCGTCATATTGGTCCCAATCCAGAGCGGGGTGAACAGTTTCAGGTTGTTATTCCCAGAGGTACATGTTTTGCGGTTGAAGTAAAAGATCGTAGCGGGTACATTCTGGTTGGCTGCTCGGTACATCCGGGATTCGACTTTTCAGATTTTAGTATTCCAACCAAAGAGTTCTTGCACGAGCGCTACCCGGCTCATCGCGAATTGGTTGAACGATTGGGATAA
- a CDS encoding MMPL family transporter codes for MINDKFRKTLAIIVLFCIALLTLAALTFIPKVQFDYKFEKFFPPDDDDLQFYYSHIGKFESDNDFLLVGIGNDGSLFEEDFLKRLEQVTDSLKKVPHVTKVASPTNINSPVIGPMGVVKTKFVHVDKPELYKKDSIRIYSTPGLKGAFFSEDAQKVTLLLSIEGSDDRKQNDKVVQDVEATAKSFGFAQTHVAGKIKGAYYFIRKMEFELLLFMSISFFLLILFLFISFRSFWGIWIPLSVIGITLIWMIAFMIMIDRPINFMTTLLPTILFVVCVSNVVHIVEKYLDELRKGYGKLPALTTAFKEIGLATFFTAFTTAVGFLSLYTSMIIPIKEFGWITALGVYAAFFLSFTLLPALLYLHKTPKVKGQHADDSFWSKKLHRLFLWILPNRQLIFGATLLLMLISFIGISQLVFDNSFLDDYASDEGMRADYEFFEHNFSGFRPFELAVWLKDTNRNFLEHEVLLEVDKIEKGLQEVYGMGFIVSPNTFVKGTKRAMNGGKNEFYLLPKDEKELKKIKRNIRRLPKVNLRSYLTDNKTEARINGKVRDLGGKKMRELNKEFAQYLKENTNTELIEVRITGMPYLIDKTNEFLANNIVLSLSIAFLIIAIIMGILFQSLRMIVIAVLPNLLPLLVIAGIMGIVGINIKISTSIIFAIAFGIAVDDTIHFMSKLKIELNKGKSIIYALKRTYLSTGKAIIVTSLILCSGFMILILSSISSTFYIGMLVSTTLLFAVISDLFFLPVLVLMFYKKSEKKEIAKETE; via the coding sequence ATGATAAACGACAAATTCAGAAAGACCTTAGCGATCATTGTGCTTTTCTGCATTGCACTACTGACGCTGGCTGCTTTAACCTTTATTCCAAAGGTCCAATTCGATTACAAATTCGAAAAGTTTTTTCCGCCTGACGACGATGATCTTCAGTTCTACTACAGCCATATTGGCAAGTTTGAATCGGACAACGACTTTTTGCTGGTTGGAATTGGAAACGACGGAAGTCTGTTTGAAGAAGATTTTCTAAAACGTTTGGAGCAGGTTACTGACTCACTCAAGAAAGTTCCTCATGTAACCAAGGTGGCCTCTCCTACCAACATCAATAGTCCGGTTATCGGTCCAATGGGTGTGGTGAAGACCAAATTTGTTCATGTGGACAAACCGGAGTTGTACAAAAAGGATTCGATTAGAATCTACTCTACCCCCGGACTCAAAGGAGCCTTCTTTTCTGAAGATGCCCAAAAGGTGACGTTGCTCCTGAGCATTGAAGGTTCTGACGATAGAAAACAAAACGACAAGGTGGTTCAAGATGTGGAAGCTACTGCCAAATCGTTTGGTTTTGCGCAAACTCATGTAGCCGGAAAGATCAAGGGGGCCTATTATTTTATTCGAAAAATGGAGTTTGAGCTATTGCTCTTTATGTCCATTTCGTTCTTCCTGCTCATCCTCTTCCTGTTCATCAGTTTCCGCTCCTTCTGGGGCATTTGGATTCCCCTTTCGGTGATCGGAATTACCCTGATATGGATGATCGCGTTTATGATCATGATCGATCGTCCGATCAACTTTATGACCACCCTGCTGCCCACTATTCTATTTGTGGTGTGTGTATCGAATGTGGTACATATCGTGGAGAAATACCTGGATGAGTTACGCAAAGGTTACGGTAAGTTGCCCGCCTTAACGACCGCTTTTAAAGAGATTGGTCTGGCCACATTCTTCACTGCTTTTACCACAGCCGTTGGTTTCCTTTCGCTGTATACCAGTATGATTATTCCGATTAAGGAATTCGGTTGGATTACGGCATTGGGAGTATATGCAGCCTTCTTCTTGTCCTTTACATTACTGCCCGCATTACTCTATTTACACAAGACACCTAAGGTTAAAGGGCAGCATGCAGATGACTCTTTCTGGTCTAAAAAATTGCACCGTTTGTTCCTGTGGATTCTGCCCAATCGTCAATTGATTTTTGGCGCCACGCTCCTACTCATGCTGATTTCCTTTATCGGAATTTCGCAATTGGTGTTCGACAATAGCTTTCTGGACGACTATGCCAGTGACGAGGGCATGCGAGCGGACTATGAATTTTTTGAGCACAATTTCTCGGGTTTCCGCCCCTTTGAACTGGCCGTTTGGCTGAAGGATACCAACCGTAATTTCCTGGAGCACGAAGTACTGCTTGAGGTAGATAAGATCGAAAAAGGCCTACAAGAAGTGTACGGCATGGGATTCATTGTATCGCCTAACACCTTTGTAAAAGGAACCAAACGAGCCATGAATGGTGGAAAGAACGAATTCTACCTGCTACCCAAGGATGAAAAGGAACTGAAGAAAATTAAGCGCAACATTCGTCGTCTGCCTAAGGTGAACCTACGGAGCTACTTAACCGATAACAAAACAGAGGCTCGTATTAATGGAAAGGTGAGAGACCTTGGAGGTAAAAAAATGCGGGAGCTCAACAAGGAGTTTGCCCAATACCTCAAAGAGAACACCAATACCGAATTGATTGAAGTTCGAATCACGGGTATGCCCTACTTGATTGATAAGACCAATGAATTTTTGGCCAATAACATTGTGCTGAGCTTGTCCATTGCCTTTTTGATCATTGCCATTATTATGGGTATTCTATTCCAATCGCTGAGAATGATTGTGATTGCCGTATTGCCCAACTTACTTCCTCTTTTGGTAATTGCTGGCATTATGGGAATTGTAGGAATCAACATCAAAATTTCTACTTCCATCATTTTCGCCATTGCATTTGGAATTGCGGTGGACGATACGATCCACTTTATGAGTAAGCTTAAAATTGAGCTCAACAAGGGTAAATCCATCATCTATGCCCTGAAGCGAACCTACCTATCCACAGGAAAAGCAATTATTGTAACCTCGCTTATTCTGTGTTCCGGTTTTATGATTCTTATTCTTTCTTCTATTTCCAGTACCTTTTACATCGGAATGTTGGTCTCCACTACCCTACTGTTTGCAGTAATTAGTGATTTATTCTTCCTTCCGGTGTTGGTTTTGATGTTTTATAAAAAGTCTGAAAAGAAAGAAATAGCAAAGGAAACGGAATAA
- a CDS encoding SDR family oxidoreductase: protein MSWYHKNCWITGATSGIGESLCYALASEGANLILSARRLDKLEAVAEKCRSLGSDQVWIVPLDLGSPDSIQKAVDQVSTDSIQVDYLFNNGGISQRAEAMDAGIEVDRKIMEVNYFGAVALTKAVLPMMEKSGFGHVVATSSITGVFGFPLRSAYSASKHALHGFYESLGFEVARKNIFVTIVCPGRIATDISLHAIGADGKAHGEMDEGQSGGMPADQCARIILRGVEQKKKEILVGNKELIMVYLKRYIPGLFYKLAARIKPT, encoded by the coding sequence ATGTCCTGGTACCATAAGAATTGCTGGATTACCGGAGCCACCTCAGGCATCGGTGAATCGCTGTGTTATGCTTTGGCGTCGGAAGGAGCCAATCTCATCCTTTCCGCCAGACGGTTGGATAAATTAGAAGCAGTGGCCGAAAAGTGCCGCTCTTTGGGTTCGGATCAAGTTTGGATCGTTCCCCTGGATTTAGGCAGCCCCGATTCCATTCAAAAAGCGGTAGATCAAGTTTCAACAGATTCCATTCAGGTAGATTACCTGTTCAACAATGGTGGTATTAGCCAACGGGCTGAAGCGATGGATGCAGGAATAGAAGTAGATCGAAAGATTATGGAGGTCAATTACTTTGGAGCTGTGGCTTTGACCAAGGCGGTTCTCCCCATGATGGAAAAATCGGGATTTGGTCACGTGGTAGCTACCAGCAGTATTACGGGAGTTTTTGGATTTCCCCTGCGCTCGGCTTATTCGGCTTCAAAACATGCCTTGCATGGGTTTTACGAATCCCTGGGATTTGAAGTGGCTCGCAAAAACATTTTTGTCACCATTGTTTGTCCGGGACGAATTGCTACGGACATTTCTCTTCATGCAATTGGAGCAGATGGAAAAGCCCATGGTGAAATGGACGAGGGGCAGTCAGGCGGAATGCCGGCAGACCAGTGTGCTCGAATCATTCTAAGAGGAGTAGAGCAAAAAAAGAAAGAAATATTGGTGGGCAACAAGGAATTGATCATGGTGTATCTAAAGCGTTATATTCCGGGATTATTTTATAAACTTGCCGCCCGAATTAAACCCACATAA
- a CDS encoding VOC family protein, which produces MAVVISGIQQLGIGIPNVHEAFDFYRKNFGMDIKVFEEAADAALMLPYTQNEVRSRHAILAMNIQSGGGFEIWQYTSRTPQLPEFEVKLGDYGLYIGKIRSYDVAKTYEQFKKDGVQLDSELLEMPNGQKHFFMSDPYGNRFQIVPDGYVFKNTGGLTAGPMGGIIGVSDVEKSKTLYSDVLGYDKVIYDETGTFEDLKGLPEGGGKFRRVLLTHSKPRNGAFSKLIGPTQIELIQSLDRTDCRKIFENRDWGDRGFIHLCFDINGMDELMQLCESKGFPFTVDSANSFDMGEAAGRFSYIEDPDGYLIEFVETHKVPVMKKLGWYINLKKRDPQKPLPDWMLKAMHLTRVKG; this is translated from the coding sequence ATGGCAGTAGTGATCAGTGGAATTCAGCAATTGGGAATTGGCATTCCTAACGTACACGAAGCATTTGATTTTTACCGCAAAAACTTTGGTATGGACATCAAGGTTTTTGAAGAGGCGGCAGATGCTGCCTTGATGTTGCCTTACACCCAAAACGAGGTGCGAAGCCGTCACGCCATCTTGGCTATGAACATTCAGAGTGGGGGAGGATTTGAAATTTGGCAGTACACTTCCCGTACTCCTCAGTTGCCCGAATTTGAAGTTAAGTTGGGTGATTACGGTCTGTACATTGGAAAAATCCGTTCTTACGATGTGGCCAAAACCTACGAGCAATTCAAAAAAGATGGCGTTCAATTGGACAGTGAGCTCCTGGAAATGCCCAACGGTCAGAAGCACTTTTTTATGAGCGATCCTTACGGAAACCGCTTCCAAATAGTACCTGATGGTTACGTATTCAAAAACACGGGAGGATTAACCGCCGGTCCAATGGGCGGAATTATTGGTGTATCCGATGTCGAGAAGTCCAAAACCCTCTACTCAGACGTATTGGGGTACGACAAGGTGATTTATGACGAAACCGGAACATTCGAAGATCTAAAGGGATTGCCTGAAGGTGGTGGTAAATTTCGCCGGGTTTTGCTTACCCACAGCAAACCGCGTAATGGAGCTTTTAGTAAATTGATTGGACCTACTCAGATCGAGTTGATTCAATCCCTAGATCGTACGGATTGCCGCAAAATCTTTGAAAACCGCGATTGGGGTGATCGAGGATTTATTCACCTCTGCTTCGATATCAATGGTATGGATGAATTGATGCAGCTCTGCGAATCCAAAGGGTTTCCTTTTACTGTGGATAGTGCCAATAGCTTTGATATGGGAGAGGCTGCTGGACGTTTCTCATACATCGAAGATCCGGATGGATACTTGATCGAGTTTGTGGAGACCCATAAAGTGCCGGTAATGAAAAAATTGGGCTGGTACATTAACTTGAAGAAAAGAGATCCTCAAAAACCTCTTCCTGATTGGATGCTCAAGGCCATGCACCTTACACGGGTGAAAGGTTAG
- a CDS encoding thioredoxin family protein has translation MSKSVFYHAGCPVCVSAEHDIVELIGKENLEIVHLGEDSSRIPQAEREGVKSVPALLTPNGNVLHLNFGASMEDVKG, from the coding sequence ATGAGCAAATCTGTTTTTTACCACGCTGGTTGCCCGGTTTGTGTAAGTGCTGAGCACGACATTGTAGAATTGATTGGAAAAGAGAATCTCGAGATCGTCCACTTGGGTGAGGATTCTTCACGTATTCCTCAAGCGGAAAGGGAAGGAGTAAAGTCTGTTCCTGCCTTACTCACTCCAAATGGCAACGTGCTGCACTTGAATTTTGGAGCGTCTATGGAAGACGTGAAGGGCTAA
- a CDS encoding MarR family transcriptional regulator produces MDENLNSRITHGLERIAEAIQALLWEKAKVHGLSPIQIKILFFVSKHGAELCNVSQLAKEFNVTKPTISDAVRVLDKKGWVEKDYSSSDSRSFSLFLSTQGKDLLKELGQYTYPLEQAIHPLETHQKEAIHATLIQLIHQLNKAGVLQVQRTCLGCRFHEMQGENHYCHFLQSPLTVANLQVDCPDFQAA; encoded by the coding sequence ATGGATGAAAATTTAAACAGCAGAATTACCCACGGTTTGGAGCGGATTGCTGAAGCCATTCAGGCTTTACTATGGGAAAAAGCCAAAGTTCATGGCTTGAGCCCCATTCAAATCAAGATTCTATTTTTTGTGTCGAAACATGGAGCTGAATTGTGCAATGTCAGTCAGTTGGCTAAGGAGTTTAACGTGACCAAGCCTACCATTAGTGATGCTGTGCGGGTTTTGGACAAAAAAGGATGGGTTGAAAAGGACTATTCTTCCAGTGATAGTCGAAGTTTTTCTCTCTTTCTAAGCACTCAAGGAAAAGACTTGCTCAAGGAATTAGGGCAGTATACTTACCCCTTGGAACAAGCCATCCATCCCTTGGAAACACATCAAAAGGAAGCGATTCATGCTACCCTTATTCAGCTCATTCACCAGCTAAACAAGGCCGGTGTTCTGCAAGTTCAACGTACCTGTCTCGGATGTCGTTTTCATGAAATGCAGGGGGAGAATCATTATTGTCATTTTCTACAAAGTCCTCTTACCGTAGCAAACCTTCAGGTAGATTGTCCAGACTTTCAGGCAGCGTAG
- a CDS encoding tetratricopeptide repeat protein produces MKIWLVGLVMVLSVNAKAQLSAEKYVSLARSDLQNQNYTSAIQRLNFALRARPYLTEAYFLRGMAKYQLEDFLGAREDYTQCIRLNPLVPAPFQNRGLARAQLNDHYGAIEDFNRAIKLDPGDYFTYINKAFSQLQINELEAVIVTCDRAASLNPYLESAFMLRGVAYAQSQKYNKAIEDFTQTLKINPKNDEAYLRRAMVYNEKLEYTLALTDCDSAISIDSSSSLGYFVRGNIFADRLMYEEALAEYDQVIRLNPNNALAYYNRGNIRGNLGNVKGAAYDYKRVTEINPENILGHFNLALSYHKLEKYEKAEAEYSKVIALFPDMEDAWFNRAFVRKELGDEKGAQADYMKGNSLRGKNREREYNLEDEEMLKRFTEMDADFYNPDFNEEENQFIVYAVPFFRIEETDYSQVTRSQLEYNIEVLNQFNEATHNLPYFYVTHHMQDVPEGQPELRKEALENLTQPETDELKAQRTLLWKAIWYHSTFDFNQSLASYDSLIAAHPDFYLAYFNRGNTMLDLLELLLKLDAGEGAFIDVGDEITPVQLKDVQTVKLQLAQIEEMYQKTLELQPDFYYAWFNIGIVRAEQGNFNGAVEAYSKAIKVNPEFKEAYYNRALTYLYLKSNKKACNDLSRAGELGMHDAYSILKKYCNQ; encoded by the coding sequence GTGAAGATTTGGCTGGTAGGTTTAGTGATGGTATTGAGCGTGAATGCAAAAGCTCAATTAAGTGCAGAAAAGTATGTTTCCCTGGCACGGTCAGATCTGCAAAATCAGAATTATACCTCCGCGATTCAACGGTTGAATTTCGCCCTTCGTGCCCGCCCCTATCTGACGGAGGCCTATTTTCTACGAGGAATGGCCAAATACCAATTGGAAGATTTTCTCGGTGCCCGTGAAGACTATACCCAATGTATTCGGTTAAATCCCCTTGTTCCGGCTCCCTTCCAAAACCGAGGTTTGGCCCGGGCTCAGCTCAATGATCATTATGGCGCCATTGAAGATTTTAACCGCGCCATTAAGTTGGATCCTGGCGACTATTTCACCTACATCAACAAGGCCTTCAGTCAATTGCAGATAAATGAACTGGAAGCCGTAATCGTAACCTGCGATCGGGCGGCTTCGCTCAATCCCTACCTGGAATCAGCTTTCATGCTTCGCGGCGTGGCCTACGCTCAATCACAGAAATACAACAAAGCGATTGAGGATTTTACCCAGACCCTAAAAATCAATCCGAAAAATGACGAGGCCTACCTGCGTCGGGCCATGGTATACAACGAGAAACTGGAGTACACTTTGGCTTTAACCGATTGCGATTCTGCCATTAGTATAGATAGCAGTTCATCTCTGGGCTATTTTGTTCGGGGAAACATTTTTGCGGATCGCTTGATGTATGAAGAAGCCTTGGCAGAATATGATCAGGTTATCCGGCTTAACCCGAACAATGCTCTGGCTTACTACAACCGGGGAAACATTCGGGGAAATCTGGGCAATGTAAAAGGGGCAGCCTACGACTACAAACGGGTTACAGAGATTAATCCGGAGAATATTCTGGGACACTTTAACCTGGCTCTTTCCTACCATAAATTGGAGAAGTATGAAAAGGCTGAGGCCGAATACAGCAAGGTTATCGCTCTTTTTCCGGATATGGAAGATGCCTGGTTTAACCGAGCCTTCGTGAGAAAGGAATTAGGGGATGAAAAAGGAGCCCAAGCCGATTATATGAAGGGAAACTCTCTCCGTGGAAAAAACCGGGAACGTGAGTACAACCTGGAAGATGAGGAAATGCTAAAGCGGTTTACCGAAATGGATGCCGATTTCTACAACCCTGACTTTAATGAAGAAGAGAACCAGTTTATTGTTTACGCTGTTCCCTTCTTCCGAATTGAAGAAACGGACTATTCCCAGGTAACCCGGTCTCAATTGGAATACAACATCGAAGTGCTTAACCAATTTAACGAAGCCACTCATAACCTGCCTTATTTTTATGTAACTCACCACATGCAGGATGTTCCAGAAGGGCAACCCGAATTACGAAAGGAAGCCCTGGAAAATTTAACTCAACCAGAAACCGATGAGTTAAAAGCTCAACGAACCCTACTTTGGAAAGCCATTTGGTACCATTCAACCTTCGACTTCAACCAATCTTTGGCAAGCTACGATAGCCTCATTGCAGCTCATCCAGATTTTTACCTGGCCTACTTCAACCGAGGTAATACCATGCTCGACTTATTGGAGTTGTTGCTCAAATTGGATGCAGGAGAAGGGGCATTTATCGATGTGGGGGATGAAATTACTCCCGTGCAATTGAAGGACGTGCAAACCGTAAAACTACAGTTGGCTCAGATCGAAGAAATGTATCAGAAGACCCTAGAATTGCAACCCGACTTCTACTACGCCTGGTTTAATATAGGAATTGTGAGAGCCGAGCAAGGGAACTTCAACGGAGCGGTGGAAGCCTATAGCAAGGCTATCAAAGTTAACCCGGAGTTCAAAGAAGCCTACTACAACCGAGCCTTAACCTACCTCTACCTGAAGAGCAACAAAAAAGCGTGTAACGACTTAAGTCGAGCAGGTGAATTAGGCATGCATGACGCCTACTCTATCCTGAAAAAATACTGCAATCAATAG
- a CDS encoding epimerase, translating into MGLKVVITGASGMVGKGVLLECLDSPLIDQAITINRRSIEVDHPKHKELILKDFSQVSSIAGELSNCDAAYFCLGISAVGLSEEKYTEITHSLTLNFAQEFLIQNPDSVFCYVSGAGTDSSEKGRSMWARVKGKTENDLLAMNFSKAYMFRPGFIQPLRGIQSRTAAYRVIYKIFWPLYLVLKQFPAAATNTTNLGKAMIEVASKKPDLKILGNKEINREASKLA; encoded by the coding sequence ATGGGACTAAAAGTGGTAATTACCGGAGCAAGCGGAATGGTGGGCAAAGGAGTGTTACTCGAATGCCTGGATAGCCCGCTCATCGACCAAGCCATCACGATCAATCGTCGGTCTATCGAGGTGGATCATCCGAAGCACAAAGAGCTGATATTAAAAGACTTTTCACAGGTTTCGAGTATAGCTGGAGAATTGAGCAATTGCGATGCGGCCTATTTCTGCTTGGGAATTTCTGCTGTGGGCCTCTCCGAAGAAAAATATACAGAGATTACTCATTCCCTCACCCTCAATTTTGCCCAGGAATTTTTGATTCAAAACCCGGATTCAGTCTTTTGTTATGTTTCAGGAGCGGGAACCGATTCTTCCGAAAAGGGGAGAAGCATGTGGGCACGGGTTAAGGGTAAAACCGAAAATGACCTATTGGCCATGAATTTTTCCAAAGCTTATATGTTCCGCCCTGGATTCATCCAACCTTTGCGTGGTATTCAATCCAGAACGGCTGCTTACCGGGTTATTTACAAAATCTTCTGGCCTCTGTATTTGGTTCTTAAACAGTTTCCGGCAGCTGCAACCAATACTACCAATCTTGGAAAAGCCATGATTGAAGTGGCCAGTAAAAAGCCAGATCTCAAAATATTGGGCAACAAGGAGATTAATCGGGAAGCGTCAAAACTCGCTTAA
- a CDS encoding WG repeat-containing protein, with protein MNRQHLHLISTTLLLTLSIIWIMGCSIFRSSQNSVVIPFTENGLIGFENSKGEVLTPPQFDSIASSFYHDYGVFCRDGKCALVRSDGTVITPAIYDRINSVYLGRTSVHVRKDGFWGIIDLNGQVILSPKNDMVYGFMEGYCISRRADKWGVLDSHDREVIPFEYDQISPPKGGLFQVRKGRIWGMLNTSGEVAIPIEYRGMTPYNVEYDLIGVRKNEGWGFINSKNEVVIPFEFGYCQAFGGKITWASKDQKWGIIDTLGKALLPFQFDFPVHYTSGITMLNDQIIRIRLNGKEGVMNLEGDTLVSPKFNHVALLGDSLAYAETDSFYGYIQFPKKESLWPLWSNHQELWETITPAPKSLPNHTDSLDYSINYLRTEITEILKQDSTSSWSLEKILFLRAEALREEPKIYPGYSNFKAICANYGIWNSGNFTVSKYGPGWERFKKETLFAIVASEELRETTWNWLKPTFRHSFQSMHPQHQRTYLEGIEYLRDYINHYQAGKMKRYLKENPWRFANYDPDGNKNPWRKSCATVDRLILVHEVMTEKEARQWINKIADEVQTWVIDVPN; from the coding sequence ATGAACCGGCAACACCTCCATCTCATCAGCACTACCCTGCTCTTGACCTTATCCATTATCTGGATTATGGGCTGTTCTATTTTTAGATCTTCACAAAACTCGGTCGTCATTCCCTTTACCGAAAATGGTTTGATCGGTTTTGAAAACTCCAAAGGAGAGGTCCTAACTCCACCTCAATTTGATTCCATTGCTTCCTCTTTTTACCACGATTATGGAGTTTTCTGCCGAGATGGAAAATGTGCTCTCGTCCGTTCGGATGGAACAGTCATTACCCCTGCCATTTATGATCGAATCAATAGCGTTTATTTAGGAAGAACAAGTGTTCACGTACGGAAAGATGGCTTCTGGGGAATCATCGATCTAAACGGTCAGGTTATTCTCTCGCCTAAGAACGATATGGTCTATGGTTTTATGGAAGGCTACTGTATTTCCAGAAGAGCGGACAAATGGGGTGTTTTGGATTCTCACGATCGGGAAGTGATTCCTTTTGAGTACGATCAGATATCGCCACCAAAAGGTGGCTTGTTTCAAGTTAGAAAGGGTCGAATTTGGGGTATGCTTAACACCTCGGGAGAAGTGGCTATTCCAATAGAATACAGAGGTATGACTCCTTATAATGTTGAATACGATTTGATTGGAGTCAGAAAAAACGAAGGTTGGGGCTTTATTAATTCGAAGAATGAAGTGGTTATTCCCTTTGAGTTTGGCTATTGCCAGGCATTTGGAGGTAAAATAACCTGGGCGAGCAAGGACCAGAAATGGGGTATAATCGACACTCTGGGAAAAGCCCTACTCCCTTTCCAATTCGATTTTCCGGTCCACTATACTTCGGGAATCACCATGTTGAATGACCAGATCATTCGAATCAGGTTGAATGGAAAAGAAGGGGTGATGAATCTTGAAGGCGATACTCTTGTATCACCTAAATTTAATCACGTGGCTTTACTTGGCGATTCCCTGGCTTATGCCGAAACCGATTCCTTCTATGGCTACATCCAATTCCCTAAAAAGGAAAGCCTCTGGCCGCTTTGGAGCAATCATCAGGAACTTTGGGAGACCATTACGCCAGCTCCGAAATCATTACCCAATCATACCGATTCATTGGACTATTCCATCAATTACCTAAGAACGGAAATCACAGAAATCCTAAAGCAAGACAGTACATCGAGCTGGAGTTTGGAAAAGATCCTATTCCTGCGTGCCGAGGCCTTGAGAGAAGAGCCTAAGATCTACCCGGGTTATTCCAATTTTAAGGCCATCTGTGCCAATTACGGAATTTGGAATTCTGGAAATTTCACGGTGTCCAAATATGGACCAGGCTGGGAAAGATTTAAAAAGGAAACCCTGTTCGCCATTGTTGCCTCTGAAGAATTGCGGGAAACCACCTGGAATTGGTTGAAACCTACTTTTCGACACTCCTTTCAATCCATGCATCCTCAACACCAACGCACCTATTTAGAGGGCATTGAGTACCTCAGGGATTATATCAATCATTACCAGGCTGGAAAAATGAAACGCTACTTAAAGGAGAATCCCTGGCGGTTTGCTAATTATGATCCTGATGGAAATAAAAATCCCTGGCGAAAATCCTGTGCCACCGTGGATCGACTCATTCTGGTTCACGAAGTGATGACGGAAAAAGAGGCTCGTCAATGGATTAATAAAATCGCCGATGAGGTTCAGACCTGGGTAATCGATGTACCCAATTAA
- the ssb gene encoding single-stranded DNA-binding protein: MKNMKNKVQLIGRLGQDPEVKQFNEKNKLAKFSIATTEKYKDAKGKLRDNTIWHNNIVAWGKLAGVIERYLKKGSEVAVEGRLQYRRYEDGEGKIQLVPEVVISNLLMLRTPAVAQ, encoded by the coding sequence ATGAAGAATATGAAAAATAAGGTACAGTTGATCGGCCGCTTGGGCCAAGATCCGGAAGTCAAACAATTTAATGAGAAGAACAAGCTTGCGAAATTTAGTATTGCAACCACCGAGAAATACAAGGATGCGAAGGGAAAGTTAAGGGATAACACGATCTGGCATAACAACATTGTTGCGTGGGGGAAACTTGCCGGAGTCATTGAGCGCTACCTCAAGAAAGGATCAGAGGTAGCCGTGGAAGGCCGCTTGCAGTACCGGCGCTACGAAGATGGAGAAGGAAAAATCCAACTTGTTCCAGAAGTAGTGATCAGCAACCTGCTTATGCTCCGTACTCCGGCTGTCGCACAATAG